The Leishmania mexicana MHOM/GT/2001/U1103 complete genome, chromosome 26 genome includes a window with the following:
- a CDS encoding putative fatty acid desaturase, putative,sphingolipid delta 4 desaturase, with protein sequence MLKAHGEEIKKLYGPDPWLPRLMTPFVLLQIYLGYRAKDMGWPTLLLVAYFVGEQ encoded by the coding sequence ATGCTGAAGGCACATGGGGAGGAGATCAAAAAGCTGTACGGCCCGGACCCATGGCTTCCACGTCTAATGACACCGTTTGTTCTGCTCCAGATTTATCTTGGCTACCGTGCGAAGGACATGGGGTGGCCCACTCTTCTTCTCGTCGCATATTTCGTGGGGGAACA